The Maniola hyperantus chromosome 12, iAphHyp1.2, whole genome shotgun sequence genome has a segment encoding these proteins:
- the LOC117986950 gene encoding putative carbonic anhydrase 3 — MWLLIQTVIVLALCQAPELACGEDFGYDGEIGPTYWGDRYRECRGKHQSPININILRVKQVALPDIAFIGFDDPIDDVHVTNNGHTVLIEVENEPHPRVSGGPLDGSYVFSQMHFHWGDNDTFGSEDKINHRSFAMELHMVFYKEDYKSVQQAVKHSDGLTVLAFFYELDRHKHPAYDDITSALANVTEPHSSVVMSNPFSFVNILPLDLRRYFTYRGSLTTPPCSEVVIWLDFEQPIRLEHDQIEAFRELRSANGKITHNFRPIQPIGDRVVFYNIDNNYFAYNEVDDPDDTDSGNTRKHGNNSSYKFRLNIIFYMSTLALLAI, encoded by the exons CGCCTGAGCTCGCTTGTGGTGAAGACTTTGGATATGATGGAGAGATAG GTCCAACATATTGGGGTGACCGGTACAGGGAGTGCAGGGGCAAACATCAGAGCCCAATCAATATAAACATCTTGCGCGTGAAGCAAGTCGCGCTGCCCGACATAGCTTTTATCGGCTTCGACGACCCAATCGACGATGTACACGTCACCAACAACGGACATACAG TTCTAATCGAGGTAGAGAACGAGCCCCACCCGCGAGTGAGTGGAGGCCCTCTGGACGGTAGCTACGTGTTCAGTCAGATGCATTTCCATTGGGGAGACAATGATACTTTTGGTTCGGAGGATAAAATTAACCACAGAAG TTTCGCAATGGAATTACATATGGTGTTTTACAAAGAAGACTACAAGTCGGTCCAACAAGCTGTGAAACATTCGGATGGGTTAACAGTACTTGCCTTCTTTTATGAG TTGGATCGTCACAAGCACCCCGCCTACGACGACATCACGTCCGCGCTGGCCAACGTGACCGAGCCGCACTCCAGCGTCGTGATGAGCAACCCGTTCTCCTTCGTCAACATCCTGCCGCTGGACCTGCGCCGCTACTTCACCTACAGGGGCTCCCTGACCACGCCGCCGTGCTCGGAAGTGGTGATATGGCTGGATTTCGAACAGCCTATAAGACTGGAACATGATCAG ATCGAGGCATTTAGAGAGCTGCGATCTGCGAATGGAAAAATTACGCACAACTTTAGACCGATCCAACCGATCGGCGACCGCGTCGTGTTCTACAACATAGACAACAACTACTTTGCCTACAACGAAGTGGATGATCCTGACGATACTGACTCGGGAAATACAAGAAAACACGGAAACAACAGTAgctataagtttaggttaaatattattttttatatgagTACATTAGCGTTATTGGCAATATAG